Proteins from one Gossypium raimondii isolate GPD5lz chromosome 8, ASM2569854v1, whole genome shotgun sequence genomic window:
- the LOC105791419 gene encoding probable indole-3-pyruvate monooxygenase YUCCA10 — protein MQKEQVIIVGAGPSGLAMAACLNHHSIPYIILEREDCIASLWKKYAYDRLHLHLDKQFCVLPHMPFPDSYPRFVSRQQFVSYLDDYVSRFKISPLYRRTVESAEFDGETGKWIVKARNLGSGEVEELEGRFLVVASGETSNPFTPVIEGLNTFPGDVLHSTRFRNGKAFQNQKVLVVGSGNSGMEIAFDLANHGAQTSLVVRSPVHILSRDMIYLGLILVKYIRVNLVDSLMVMLSKLVYGDLSKYGINRPKEGPFFMKAVYGKYPITDIGTCKKIKSQEIQVLPSICSIRGNEVVFENGTTHPFDTIVFCTGFKRSTNVWLKGDDYLLNDDGISKLSFPNHWKGKNGLYCVGLSRRGLYGAASDALNIADDINSLQ, from the exons ATGCAAAAAGAACAGGTCATTATCGTCGGAGCGGGCCCTTCGGGGCTGGCCATGGCGGCTTGCCTTAACCACCACTCAATCCCATACATAATCCTTGAAAGAGAAGACTGTATCGCTTCTCTGTGGAAGAAATACGCCTACGACCGTCTCCACCTTCACTTAGACAAGCAATTCTGCGTGCTCCCTCACATGCCCTTCCCCGACTCTTACCCACGTTTCGTCTCCAGACAACAGTTCGTAAGCTACTTAGACGACTACGTTTCTCGTTTTAAGATCAGCCCTTTGTACCGTCGGACCGTCGAGTCAGCGGAGTTCGACGGAGAGACCGGGAAATGGATCGTTAAGGCCAGGAACTTGGGTTCCGGCGAGGTGGAGGAGTTGGAAGGGAGGTTCTTGGTGGTGGCTAGCGGTGAAACGAGCAACCCTTTTACGCCGGTGATTGAAGGGCTTAATACTTTCCCCGGTGATGTTCTTCATTCGACGCGGTTCAGAAATGGGAAGGCGTTTCAAAACCAGAAGGTTTTGGTTGTGGGGTCGGGGAATTCGGGCATGGAGATCGCTTTTGACCTTGCCAATCATGGTGCCCAAACTTCTTTAGTTGTTCGAAGCCCG GTTCACATTCTTTCAAGGGATATGATTTACTTGGGGCTAATTTTGGTGAAGTATATACGGGTGAACTTGGTGGACTCGTTAATGGTGATGCTTAGCAAGCTTGTTTATGGGGACTTGTCCAAGTACGGAATCAACAGGCCCAAGGAAGGTCCATTTTTCATGAAAGCTGTCTATGGAAAATACCCTATTACTGATATTGGTACATGTAAGAAGATCAAGTCCCAGGAGATTCAg GTGTTGCCGTCTATATGTAGCATAAGAGGCAATGAGGTGGTGTTCGAGAACGGCACAACGCATCCCTTCGACACAATCGTCTTCTGCACCGGCTTCAAGCGCTCCACTAATGTCTGGCTTAAG GGAGATGATTACCTGCTGAATGATGATGGGATTTCCAAGCTGAGTTTCCCAAACCATTGGAAAGGAAAGAATGGTTTGTACTGCGTCGGTCTGTCGAGAAGGGGGCTATATGGGGCGGCTAGCGATGCACTCAACATAGCCGATGATATCAACTCACTTCAGTAA